In Escherichia ruysiae, a genomic segment contains:
- the otsB gene encoding trehalose-phosphatase gives MTEPLTEPPELSAKYAWFFDLDGTLAEIKPHPDQVVVPDNILQGLQLLAAASDGALALISGRSMVELDALAKPYRFPLAGVHGAERRDINGKTHIVHLPDAIARDISVQLHTAISHYPGAELEAKGMAFALHYRQAPQHEDALLRLAQRITQIWPQMALQQGKCVVEIKPGNTSKGEAIAAFMQEAPFIGRKPVFLGDDLTDESGFAVVNRLGGMSVKIGTGATQASWRLAGVPDVWSWLEMITNALQQQKRENNRSDDYESFSRSI, from the coding sequence GTGACAGAACCGTTAACCGAACCCCCTGAACTATCCGCGAAATATGCCTGGTTTTTTGATCTCGATGGAACGCTGGCGGAAATTAAACCGCATCCCGATCAGGTCGTCGTGCCTGACAATATTCTGCAAGGACTTCAGCTACTGGCAGCCGCAAGTGATGGTGCATTGGCATTGATATCAGGGCGCTCAATGGTCGAGCTTGACGCACTGGCAAAACCTTATCGCTTCCCGTTAGCGGGTGTGCATGGGGCGGAGCGCCGTGACATCAATGGTAAAACGCATATCGTTCATCTGCCGGATGCGATTGCCCGCGATATTAGTGTTCAACTGCATACGGCAATCAGCCACTATCCCGGTGCGGAGCTGGAGGCGAAAGGGATGGCGTTTGCGCTGCACTATCGTCAGGCGCCGCAGCACGAAGACGCCTTATTGAGATTAGCGCAACGCATTACCCAGATTTGGCCGCAAATGGCATTACAGCAGGGAAAGTGTGTCGTCGAGATTAAACCAGGAAACACCAGTAAAGGGGAGGCGATTGCTGCCTTTATGCAGGAAGCTCCCTTTATCGGCCGTAAGCCCGTTTTTCTGGGCGATGATTTAACCGATGAATCTGGCTTCGCGGTCGTTAACCGACTGGGTGGAATGTCAGTGAAAATTGGCACCGGAGCGACTCAGGCATCATGGCGGCTGGCGGGCGTGCCGGATGTCTGGAGCTGGCTTGAAATGATAACCAACGCATTACAACAACAAAAAAGAGAAAATAACAGGAGTGATGACTATGAGTCGTTTAGTCGTAGTATCTAA
- the uspC gene encoding universal stress protein UspC produces MSYTNVLVAVAVSPESQQLLTKAVSIARPVNGRISLITLASDPEIFNQLAAPMLEDLRSVMHEETQNFLDKLIKDAGYPVEETFIAYGELSEHILAVCRKHKFDLVICGNHNHSFFSRASCSAKSVIASSEVDVLLVPLKGD; encoded by the coding sequence ATGAGCTATACCAATGTTCTTGTTGCTGTAGCTGTCTCGCCAGAAAGCCAGCAACTGTTGACAAAAGCGGTCTCTATCGCCCGTCCGGTTAATGGGCGCATAAGTTTGATCACTCTCGCTTCCGACCCGGAAATCTTCAATCAATTAGCCGCACCGATGCTTGAAGATTTACGCAGCGTGATGCATGAAGAAACACAAAACTTTCTTGATAAATTAATAAAGGATGCGGGATATCCGGTAGAAGAGACATTTATTGCTTACGGTGAGTTAAGCGAACATATTCTGGCAGTGTGCCGTAAGCATAAATTCGATTTGGTGATTTGCGGCAATCATAACCACAGTTTCTTTTCGCGAGCATCCTGCTCAGCGAAAAGTGTGATTGCCTCAAGCGAGGTCGATGTACTACTGGTTCCGCTTAAGGGAGATTAA
- the ftnA gene encoding non-heme ferritin — MLKPEMIEKLNEQMNLELYSSLLYQQMSAWCSYHTFEGAAAFLRRHAQEEMTHMQRLFDYLTDTGNLPRINTVESPFAEYSSLDELFQETYKHEQLITQKINELAHAAMTNQDYPTFNFLQWYVSEQHEEEKLFKSIIDKLSLAGKSGEGLYFIDKELSTLDAQN, encoded by the coding sequence ATGCTGAAACCAGAAATGATTGAAAAACTCAATGAGCAGATGAACCTGGAACTGTACTCTTCACTGCTTTATCAGCAAATGAGCGCCTGGTGCAGCTATCATACCTTTGAAGGCGCGGCTGCGTTTCTCCGCCGACACGCCCAGGAAGAGATGACGCATATGCAGCGTCTGTTTGACTATCTGACCGATACCGGAAACTTACCGCGTATTAATACCGTTGAATCCCCGTTTGCTGAATATTCTTCACTTGATGAATTATTCCAGGAAACCTATAAGCATGAACAATTAATCACGCAGAAAATTAATGAACTGGCTCACGCTGCCATGACCAACCAGGATTACCCAACGTTTAATTTCCTGCAATGGTATGTTTCTGAGCAACATGAAGAAGAGAAATTGTTCAAATCGATTATTGATAAATTAAGTCTGGCCGGTAAAAGCGGCGAAGGTCTTTATTTCATCGATAAAGAACTTTCTACCCTCGACGCGCAAAATTAA
- the flhD gene encoding flagellar transcriptional regulator FlhD: protein MHTSELLKHIYDINLSYLLLAQRLIVQDKASAMFRLGINEEMATTLATLTLPQMVKLAETNQLICHFRFDSHQTINQLTQDSRVDDLQQVHTGIMLSTRLLNDVNQPEEVLRKKRA, encoded by the coding sequence ATGCATACCTCCGAGTTGCTGAAACATATTTATGACATCAATTTGTCATATTTACTTCTTGCACAACGTCTGATCGTTCAGGACAAAGCGTCCGCCATGTTTCGTCTCGGTATTAATGAAGAAATGGCAACAACGTTAGCGACGCTGACGCTTCCGCAAATGGTTAAACTGGCAGAAACCAATCAACTGATTTGTCATTTCCGCTTTGATAGCCACCAGACTATTAATCAGTTGACGCAGGATTCCCGCGTTGACGATCTCCAGCAAGTTCATACCGGTATCATGCTCTCTACGCGTTTGTTGAATGATGTTAATCAGCCCGAAGAAGTGCTGCGTAAAAAAAGGGCCTGA
- the flhC gene encoding flagellar transcriptional regulator FlhC codes for MSEKSIVQEARDIQLAMELITLGARLQMLESETQLSRGRLIKLYKELRGSPPPKGMLPFSTDWFMTWEQNVHASMFCNAWQFLLKTGLCNGVDAVIKAYRLYLEQCPQAEDGPLLALTRAWTLVRFVESGLLQLSSCKCCGGNFITHAHQPVGSFACSLCQPPSRAVKRRKLSQDPADIIPQLLDEQRVQAV; via the coding sequence ATGAGCGAAAAAAGCATTGTTCAGGAAGCCCGGGATATTCAGCTGGCAATGGAATTGATCACTCTCGGCGCTCGTTTGCAGATGCTGGAAAGTGAAACACAATTAAGTCGCGGACGCCTGATCAAACTCTATAAAGAACTGCGCGGAAGTCCGCCGCCGAAAGGTATGCTGCCATTCTCCACCGACTGGTTTATGACCTGGGAACAAAATGTTCATGCGTCGATGTTTTGTAATGCATGGCAGTTTTTGCTGAAAACAGGGTTATGTAACGGCGTCGATGCAGTAATCAAAGCCTATCGTTTATACCTCGAACAGTGTCCACAAGCCGAAGATGGGCCGCTGCTGGCGTTGACACGCGCCTGGACACTGGTGCGATTTGTTGAAAGTGGTTTACTACAACTTTCCAGTTGCAAGTGCTGCGGCGGTAATTTTATCACCCATGCCCATCAGCCTGTTGGCAGCTTTGCCTGCAGCTTATGTCAGCCGCCATCACGAGCGGTAAAAAGACGTAAACTTTCTCAAGACCCTGCCGATATTATCCCTCAACTGCTGGATGAACAGAGAGTACAGGCTGTTTAA
- a CDS encoding non-heme ferritin-like protein, whose amino-acid sequence MATTGMLLKLNTQMNREFYASNLYLHLSKWCSEQSLNGTATFLRAQAQSNVTQMMRMFNFMKSIGATPIVKAIDVPGEKLNSLEELFQKTMEEYEQRSSKLSQLADEAKELNDDSTVDFLRDLEKEQQHDGLLLQTILDEVRSAKLAGMCPVQTDQHVLNVVSHQIH is encoded by the coding sequence ATGGCAACCACTGGAATGCTTCTCAAACTCAACACCCAAATGAACCGCGAGTTTTATGCATCCAATCTCTACCTTCACCTGAGCAAATGGTGTTCTGAACAAAGTCTGAATGGCACCGCTACTTTCCTTCGCGCCCAGGCACAGAGTAACGTGACGCAAATGATGCGCATGTTTAACTTTATGAAAAGTATCGGAGCAACTCCCATCGTTAAAGCTATCGATGTACCAGGAGAAAAGCTTAACTCCCTGGAAGAACTCTTCCAAAAGACGATGGAAGAATATGAGCAGCGTTCAAGCAAGCTGTCACAATTAGCCGATGAAGCTAAAGAATTGAATGATGATTCTACCGTCGATTTCCTGCGCGATCTGGAAAAAGAACAGCAGCACGATGGTCTGTTGTTGCAAACCATTCTTGATGAAGTACGCAGCGCGAAACTTGCCGGTATGTGCCCTGTCCAGACCGACCAGCATGTTCTTAATGTCGTGTCGCATCAGATACATTAA
- the yecJ gene encoding DUF2766 family protein YecJ, with the protein MSQPLNADQELVSDVVACQLVIKQILDVLDVIAPVELREKMSSQLKNIDFTNHPAAADPVTMRAIQKAIALIELKFTPQGESH; encoded by the coding sequence ATGTCCCAGCCGCTGAATGCCGATCAGGAACTGGTCTCTGATGTTGTCGCTTGCCAGTTGGTAATCAAACAAATTCTCGACGTACTCGATGTGATCGCACCTGTTGAGTTGCGTGAAAAAATGTCCAGCCAGTTGAAGAATATCGATTTTACTAACCATCCCGCCGCAGCCGATCCGGTAACGATGCGCGCTATCCAAAAAGCCATCGCGCTGATTGAACTGAAATTTACTCCGCAAGGTGAATCCCATTAA
- the yecR gene encoding YecR family lipoprotein — protein MKHLIFIFSLLTLAGCTVTRQAQLSEVNVTSGIVRLVYNQAFLQHARTDSYLNQRIAERACQHAGFTRAIAFGQPVSNCSLFAGSLCLNTEFTLSYQCQNLMPSTYQ, from the coding sequence ATGAAACATCTGATATTTATTTTTTCACTTTTAACATTAGCGGGCTGCACCGTAACTCGTCAGGCTCAATTGAGCGAAGTTAATGTCACGAGCGGTATTGTGCGCCTCGTTTATAATCAGGCATTTTTACAACACGCCCGTACTGACAGCTATCTTAATCAAAGAATAGCGGAACGCGCATGTCAGCACGCAGGGTTTACCCGCGCTATTGCGTTTGGGCAACCTGTAAGTAACTGTAGTCTGTTTGCGGGATCGTTATGCCTGAATACGGAATTTACGCTGTCGTATCAGTGCCAAAATTTAATGCCCTCGACTTATCAATAA
- the azuC gene encoding stress response protein AzuC, with protein sequence MKLRKILKSMFDNYCKTFKDVPPGNMFR encoded by the coding sequence ATGAAACTACGCAAAATCCTGAAAAGCATGTTTGATAACTATTGCAAGACGTTCAAAGACGTACCGCCAGGCAATATGTTCAGATAA
- the araH gene encoding arabinose ABC transporter permease AraH — MSSVSTSGSGASKSSFSFGRIWDQYGMLVVFAVLFIACAIFVPNFATFINMKGLGLAISMSGMVACGMLFCLASGDFDLSVASVIACAGVTTAVVINLTESLWIGVAAGLLLGVLCGLVNGFVIAKLKINALITTLATMQIVRGLAYIISDGKAVGIEDESFFALGYANWFGLPAPIWLTVACLIIFGLLLNKTTFGRNTLAIGGNEEAARLAGVPVVRTKIIIFVLSGLVSAIAGIVLASRMTSGQPMTSIGYELIVISACVLGGVSLKGGIGKISYVVAGILILGTVENAMNLLNISPFAQYVVRGLILLAAVIFDRYKQKAKRTV; from the coding sequence ATGTCTTCTGTTTCTACATCGGGTTCTGGTGCATCTAAGTCGTCATTCAGCTTCGGGCGTATCTGGGATCAGTACGGTATGCTGGTGGTGTTTGCGGTGCTGTTTATCGCCTGTGCCATTTTTGTCCCGAATTTTGCCACCTTCATTAATATGAAAGGGCTGGGGCTGGCAATCTCCATGTCGGGGATGGTGGCGTGCGGCATGTTGTTCTGTCTCGCGTCGGGTGACTTTGACCTTTCTGTTGCTTCGGTAATTGCCTGTGCAGGTGTTACTACGGCGGTGGTTATCAATCTGACCGAAAGCCTGTGGATAGGCGTGGCGGCAGGTTTGCTGCTGGGCGTCCTCTGCGGTCTGGTGAATGGTTTTGTTATCGCCAAACTTAAAATTAACGCTTTGATTACCACGCTGGCGACGATGCAGATTGTCCGTGGTCTGGCGTATATTATCTCCGACGGTAAAGCGGTCGGTATCGAAGATGAAAGTTTCTTTGCTCTCGGTTATGCCAACTGGTTCGGCCTGCCTGCGCCAATCTGGCTCACTGTCGCTTGCCTGATAATCTTTGGCTTGCTGCTGAACAAAACTACCTTTGGTCGTAATACGCTGGCGATTGGTGGTAACGAAGAGGCCGCGCGTCTGGCAGGTGTACCGGTTGTCCGCACCAAAATCATTATCTTTGTTCTCTCTGGTCTGGTATCGGCGATTGCCGGGATTGTTCTGGCTTCGCGCATGACCAGCGGTCAGCCGATGACCTCGATTGGCTATGAGTTGATTGTTATCTCAGCCTGCGTTTTAGGTGGCGTTTCTCTGAAAGGTGGCATCGGAAAAATCTCATATGTGGTGGCGGGTATCTTAATTTTAGGTACTGTAGAAAATGCTATGAACCTGCTCAATATTTCTCCTTTCGCGCAGTACGTTGTTCGTGGCTTAATCCTGCTGGCAGCGGTGATCTTCGACCGTTACAAGCAAAAAGCGAAACGCACTGTTTGA
- the araG gene encoding arabinose ABC transporter ATP-binding protein AraG, which yields MQQSTPYLSFRGIGKTFPGVKALTDISFDCYAGQVHALMGENGAGKSTLLKILSGNYAPTTGSVVINGQEMSFSDTTTALNAGVAIIYQELHLVPEMTVAENIYLGQLPHKGGIVNRSLLNYEAGLQLKHLGMDIDPATPLKYLSIGQWQMVEIAKALARNAKIIAFDEPTSSLSAREIDNLFRVIRELRKEGRVILYVSHRMEEIFALSDAITVFKDGRYVKTFTDMQQINHDVLVQAMVGRDIGDIYGWQPRSYGEERLRLDAVKAPGVRTPISLTVRSGEIVGLFGLVGAGRSELMKGMFGGTQITAGQVYIDQKPIDIRKPGHAIAAGMMLCPEDRKAEGIIPVHSVRDNINISARRKHVLGGCVINNGWEANNADHHIRSLNIKTPGAEQLIMNLSGGNQQKAILGRWLSEEMKVILLDEPTRGIDVGAKHEIYNVIYALAAQGVAVLFASSDLPEVLGVADRIIVMREGEIAGELLHEQADERQALSLAMPKVSQAVA from the coding sequence ATGCAACAGTCTACCCCGTATCTCTCATTTCGCGGCATTGGTAAAACTTTCCCCGGCGTTAAGGCGTTGACGGATATTAGTTTTGACTGCTATGCCGGTCAGGTTCATGCGTTGATGGGTGAAAATGGCGCAGGAAAATCAACACTCTTAAAAATCCTTAGCGGAAACTATGCGCCAACCACGGGTTCTGTAGTGATTAATGGACAAGAAATGTCCTTTTCCGACACGACCACTGCGCTTAACGCGGGCGTGGCGATTATTTACCAGGAACTGCATCTCGTGCCGGAAATGACCGTCGCGGAAAATATTTATCTCGGCCAGCTTCCCCATAAAGGCGGCATTGTAAATCGTTCACTGCTGAATTATGAAGCAGGTTTACAACTCAAACATCTGGGTATGGATATTGACCCGGCTACGCCGCTGAAATATCTCTCCATTGGTCAGTGGCAGATGGTTGAAATTGCCAAAGCTCTGGCGCGTAACGCCAAAATTATCGCCTTTGATGAGCCAACCAGCTCCCTGTCTGCCCGTGAAATCGACAATCTTTTCCGCGTTATTCGTGAGCTACGAAAAGAGGGGCGGGTGATCTTATACGTTTCTCACCGTATGGAAGAAATATTTGCTCTCAGCGATGCCATCACCGTCTTTAAAGATGGACGTTACGTCAAAACTTTCACCGATATGCAGCAGATTAACCACGACGTTCTGGTACAGGCGATGGTCGGTCGCGATATCGGCGATATCTACGGCTGGCAACCGCGTAGCTATGGTGAGGAGCGATTGCGCCTGGATGCAGTTAAGGCGCCAGGCGTGCGCACGCCAATAAGCCTGACCGTTCGCAGTGGTGAAATTGTTGGTCTGTTTGGTCTGGTGGGGGCTGGACGCAGCGAATTAATGAAAGGCATGTTTGGTGGTACGCAAATCACCGCCGGTCAGGTTTATATCGACCAAAAGCCGATTGATATTCGCAAGCCGGGTCACGCCATTGCCGCTGGCATGATGCTCTGTCCGGAAGATCGCAAAGCGGAAGGTATTATTCCGGTGCATTCCGTTCGTGACAATATCAACATCAGTGCCCGTCGCAAACATGTGCTTGGTGGTTGTGTGATCAATAACGGCTGGGAAGCGAATAATGCTGATCACCATATTCGTTCGCTCAATATCAAAACGCCGGGAGCGGAGCAATTAATCATGAATCTCTCCGGTGGTAATCAGCAGAAAGCCATTCTGGGGCGTTGGTTATCGGAAGAGATGAAGGTCATTTTGCTGGATGAACCTACGCGCGGTATTGATGTGGGAGCCAAGCACGAAATATATAACGTGATTTATGCGCTGGCGGCGCAGGGCGTGGCGGTGCTGTTTGCCTCCAGCGATCTGCCCGAAGTCCTCGGCGTTGCCGACCGTATTATCGTCATGCGTGAAGGTGAAATCGCGGGTGAATTGCTACACGAGCAGGCAGATGAGCGTCAGGCACTAAGCCTTGCTATGCCTAAAGTCAGCCAGGCAGTTGCCTGA
- the tyrP gene encoding tyrosine transporter TyrP encodes MKNRTLGSVFIVAGTTIGAGMLAMPLAAAGVGFSVTLTLLVGLWALMCYTALLLLEVYQHVPADTGLGTLAKRYLGHYGQWLTGFSMMFLMYALTAAYISGAGELLASSISDWTGIPVSATTGVLLFTFVAGGVVCVGTSLVDLFNRFLFSAKIIFLVVMLVLLLPHIHKVNLLTLPLQQGLALSAIPVIFTSFGFHGSVPSIVSYMDGNIRKLRWVFITGSAIPLVAYIFWQLATLGSIDSTTFMGLLANHAGLNGLLQALREVVASPHVELAVHLFADLALATSFLGVALGLFDYLADLFQRSNSVGGRMQTGAITFLPPLAFALFYPRGFVMALGYAGVALAVLALIIPSLLTWQSRKHNPQAGYRVKGGRPALILVFLCGIGVIGVQFLIAAGWLPEVG; translated from the coding sequence GTGAAAAACAGAACTCTGGGAAGTGTTTTTATCGTGGCAGGAACCACAATTGGCGCGGGTATGTTGGCAATGCCGCTGGCGGCAGCAGGCGTCGGTTTTAGTGTCACATTGACATTGTTAGTTGGTCTGTGGGCATTGATGTGTTACACCGCACTGCTATTGCTGGAGGTGTATCAGCATGTACCCGCAGATACCGGTCTGGGCACGCTGGCAAAACGCTATCTGGGGCATTATGGGCAGTGGCTGACAGGCTTCAGTATGATGTTTTTAATGTACGCCCTGACGGCGGCGTACATTAGCGGCGCCGGTGAATTGCTGGCCTCCAGCATCAGCGACTGGACGGGTATTCCAGTGTCGGCAACCACTGGCGTGTTGTTGTTCACTTTTGTTGCCGGTGGTGTGGTTTGTGTCGGGACGTCGCTGGTCGATTTATTTAACCGCTTTCTGTTCAGCGCCAAAATTATTTTTCTGGTGGTGATGCTGGTATTGCTGCTACCGCATATTCACAAAGTGAATCTTTTAACCCTGCCGCTACAACAAGGACTTGCGTTGTCGGCGATCCCGGTAATTTTTACGTCATTTGGCTTCCACGGTAGTGTACCGAGCATCGTCAGTTATATGGATGGCAACATTCGCAAGCTGCGCTGGGTATTTATTACCGGTAGTGCGATCCCTCTGGTGGCGTATATATTCTGGCAACTGGCGACGCTGGGCAGCATTGATTCCACAACCTTTATGGGATTGTTGGCTAATCATGCCGGGCTAAACGGGCTGTTACAGGCATTACGCGAAGTGGTGGCCTCACCGCATGTCGAACTGGCGGTGCATTTATTTGCTGACTTAGCCCTCGCAACCTCCTTCCTCGGCGTAGCATTAGGCTTATTTGATTATCTTGCGGATCTGTTTCAGCGATCAAATAGCGTTGGCGGGAGAATGCAAACCGGGGCAATTACTTTTCTGCCACCGCTGGCATTTGCGCTGTTTTACCCACGTGGCTTTGTAATGGCGCTGGGTTACGCCGGTGTGGCGCTGGCTGTGCTGGCGTTGATTATCCCTTCCCTGTTGACCTGGCAGAGCAGAAAGCATAATCCACAAGCAGGTTATCGGGTGAAAGGCGGCCGTCCAGCGTTGATACTGGTGTTTCTCTGTGGTATTGGCGTGATTGGAGTGCAATTTTTGATTGCAGCAGGGTGGTTACCAGAAGTGGGGTGA
- a CDS encoding YecH family metal-binding protein — protein sequence MSSIHGHEVLNMMIESGEQYTHASLEAAIKARFGEQARFHTCSAEGMTAGELVAFLAAKGKFIPGEEGFSTDTSKICRH from the coding sequence ATGAGCTCTATTCACGGTCATGAAGTGTTAAATATGATGATTGAATCAGGCGAGCAATATACGCACGCCAGTCTGGAAGCGGCGATCAAAGCGCGTTTTGGTGAACAGGCGCGTTTTCATACCTGCTCGGCGGAAGGGATGACTGCGGGAGAACTGGTGGCGTTTCTGGCGGCGAAAGGTAAATTTATTCCCGGTGAAGAAGGGTTCTCAACCGATACAAGTAAAATTTGTCGCCACTGA
- the otsA gene encoding alpha,alpha-trehalose-phosphate synthase, whose amino-acid sequence MSRLVVVSNRIAPPDEHAASAGGLAVGILGALKAAGGLWFGWSGETGNEDQPLKKVKKGNITWASFNLSEKDLDEYYNQFSNAVLWPAFHYRLDLVQFQRPAWDGYLRVNALLADKLLPLLEDDDIIWVHDYHLLPFAHELRKRGVNNRIGFFLHIPFPTPEIFNALPTYDTLLEQLCDYDLLGFQTENDRLAFLDCLSNLTRVTTRSSKIHTAWGKAFRTEVYPIGIEPDEIAKQAAGPLPAKLAQLKAELKNVQNIFSVERLDYSKGLPERFLAYEALLENYPQHHGKIRYTQIAPTSRGDVQAYQDIRHQLENEAGRINGKYGQLGWTPLYYLNQHFDRKLLMKIFRYSDVGLVTPLRDGMNLVAKEYVAAQDPANPGVLVLSQFAGAANELTSALIVNPYDRDEVAAALNRALTMSLAERISRHAEMLEVIVKNDINHWQEYFIRDLKQIVPRSAESQQRDKVATFPKMA is encoded by the coding sequence ATGAGTCGTTTAGTCGTAGTATCTAACCGGATTGCACCACCAGACGAGCACGCCGCCAGTGCCGGTGGCCTTGCTGTCGGCATACTGGGTGCACTGAAAGCTGCAGGTGGACTGTGGTTTGGCTGGAGTGGCGAAACGGGGAATGAGGATCAGCCGCTAAAAAAGGTGAAAAAAGGAAATATTACCTGGGCCTCTTTTAACCTCAGTGAAAAGGATCTCGACGAATACTACAACCAATTCTCCAATGCCGTTCTCTGGCCTGCATTTCATTATCGACTCGATCTGGTGCAATTTCAGCGTCCTGCCTGGGACGGCTATCTACGCGTAAATGCGTTGCTGGCAGATAAATTACTGCCGCTGCTAGAAGACGATGACATTATCTGGGTTCACGATTATCACCTGTTGCCATTTGCGCATGAATTACGCAAACGAGGGGTGAATAATCGCATTGGTTTCTTCCTGCATATTCCTTTCCCGACGCCGGAAATATTCAATGCGCTGCCGACGTATGACACCTTGCTTGAACAGCTTTGTGATTATGATTTGCTGGGTTTCCAGACAGAGAACGATCGCCTGGCGTTCCTGGATTGCCTTTCTAACCTGACCCGCGTTACGACGCGTAGCTCAAAAATCCATACGGCCTGGGGCAAAGCGTTTCGAACCGAAGTTTACCCCATTGGCATTGAACCAGATGAGATAGCCAAACAGGCTGCCGGACCATTGCCGGCAAAACTGGCGCAACTAAAAGCGGAACTGAAAAACGTACAAAATATCTTTTCTGTCGAACGACTGGATTATTCCAAAGGTTTGCCGGAGCGTTTTCTCGCCTATGAAGCGTTGCTGGAAAACTATCCGCAACATCACGGTAAAATTCGCTATACCCAGATTGCGCCAACGTCGCGTGGTGATGTGCAAGCGTATCAGGATATTCGTCATCAGTTGGAAAATGAAGCCGGGAGAATTAACGGCAAATATGGTCAATTAGGCTGGACGCCGCTTTATTATCTGAATCAGCATTTTGATCGTAAATTACTGATGAAAATCTTCCGCTATTCTGATGTTGGATTAGTGACGCCGCTGCGCGACGGAATGAACCTGGTCGCGAAAGAGTATGTTGCCGCACAGGATCCTGCCAATCCGGGCGTACTGGTACTTTCGCAATTTGCCGGAGCGGCAAACGAACTGACGTCGGCGTTAATTGTAAACCCCTACGATCGTGATGAAGTTGCGGCGGCGCTCAATCGGGCGTTGACGATGTCGCTGGCGGAACGTATTTCCCGCCATGCAGAAATGCTGGAAGTTATTGTGAAAAACGACATTAATCACTGGCAGGAGTATTTTATTCGCGACCTAAAGCAGATAGTTCCGCGAAGCGCGGAAAGTCAGCAGCGCGATAAAGTTGCTACCTTTCCGAAAATGGCGTAA
- the araF gene encoding arabinose ABC transporter substrate-binding protein AraF has protein sequence MHKFTKALAAIGLAAVMSQSAMAENLKLGFLVKQPEEPWFQTEWKFADKAGKDLGFDVIKIAVPDGEKTLNAIDSLAASGAKGFVICTPDPKLGSAIVAKARGYGMKVIAVDDQFVNAKGKPMDTVPLVMMAATKIGERQGQELYKEMQKRGWDVKESAVMAITANELDTARRRTTGSMDALKAAGFPEKQIYQVPTKSNDIPGAFDAANSMLVQHPEVKHWLIVGMNDSTVLGGVRATEGQGFKAADIIGIGINGVDAVSELSKAQATGFYGSLLPSPDVHGYKSSEMLYNWVAKDVEPPKFTEVTDVVLITRDNFKEELEKKGLGGK, from the coding sequence ATGCACAAATTTACTAAAGCTCTTGCAGCCATTGGTCTGGCTGCCGTTATGTCACAATCCGCTATGGCGGAAAACCTGAAACTCGGTTTCCTGGTAAAGCAACCAGAAGAGCCGTGGTTCCAGACCGAATGGAAGTTTGCCGATAAAGCCGGGAAAGATTTAGGGTTTGACGTTATTAAGATTGCCGTGCCGGATGGCGAAAAGACGCTGAACGCCATCGACAGTCTGGCTGCCAGCGGTGCGAAAGGGTTTGTCATTTGTACGCCAGACCCGAAACTGGGTTCCGCAATTGTGGCGAAAGCACGTGGCTATGGTATGAAAGTGATTGCCGTGGATGACCAGTTTGTAAATGCCAAGGGTAAGCCGATGGATACCGTGCCGCTGGTGATGATGGCGGCGACCAAAATTGGTGAGCGTCAGGGCCAGGAACTGTATAAAGAGATGCAAAAACGTGGTTGGGACGTAAAAGAAAGTGCCGTAATGGCGATTACTGCCAACGAACTGGATACCGCTCGTCGCCGTACCACGGGGTCTATGGACGCGCTGAAAGCCGCCGGATTCCCGGAAAAACAAATATATCAGGTTCCCACCAAATCTAACGACATCCCTGGGGCATTTGACGCCGCCAACTCCATGCTGGTTCAGCATCCTGAAGTTAAACACTGGTTGATTGTCGGGATGAACGACAGCACCGTGCTGGGCGGTGTACGTGCAACGGAAGGTCAGGGCTTTAAAGCGGCGGACATCATTGGTATCGGTATCAATGGGGTGGATGCGGTGAGCGAGCTGTCCAAAGCGCAGGCTACCGGTTTCTACGGTTCACTCCTGCCAAGTCCGGACGTACATGGCTATAAATCCAGCGAAATGCTCTACAACTGGGTAGCGAAAGACGTAGAACCACCAAAATTCACTGAAGTTACCGATGTAGTTCTGATTACGCGCGACAACTTTAAAGAAGAACTGGAGAAAAAAGGTTTAGGCGGTAAGTAA